The following is a genomic window from Solanum lycopersicum chromosome 6, SLM_r2.1.
TAAAAATGGGCAGCCGAAAGTCAGCAAAATTTGCTGACGGCGGATTCTTGGCGTAACAAATTAATGTACTAATAGCTTAGCTAGCTAGGTTGGTTATGTCAAGCAcgtaatattattttctataacattttttaaaataaaaaaatgtaggCATGAGTGGAGTGGGAAGGAGGTAACTCTCCCTAATGCtattgtttaaatatatttggaatttattaataatagatCGATCGAGAATGTGATgcattatttattgaaaaaattgtcaGTCTTAGTAgaataaatgatttcttatgacCACTTACAAATTGAATAGAATAAATTAACTATTTCagatttcttataaaaaaattattataaaatcaGAACTCTCGTCTTAGTACAATTTACGAGAGTTAATGTTCATTAATTTGGCATCAATGTGAAGTTTGAGCTTCAATTGAAGCACACTAGTAAAGGCAACTTGCTAGATTAATAGGAAAAATAGGGATAGCAAAGCATGTTTTGATTTATTGGAGGCCTATAAGGTAGCAAcctttcatttcttcaaaagttAATAAAGGCCTAATAATCATAGTCTTCAAGAGTACTTCTAATTTTTAGTATATAAAGActtggtatttttattttcattttctttattttatttgtttttcccCTTTTGAAGTTGCAAAACTTTCGAGCTACTCAAAACGACATGTTGGTTTTCTGTTACAAGTTGCAATCAAGAATATAAAATGACAACCTCCACACTCTTTTCTTATATATACTCTATTTATTTACAAAGGATATATTATTTTCCATGTACATATGTGAGACTTGTTTCATGAGAATTTAAGTTGTATATTGTAATagtatacatttttttatatatatattattttatcatatcagATTTTACAATGAAGAGTTACTTGTTATTATAGATTAGCTTAATATGACATATAAAAGTTTGTactcattcattgcataaaacTTAAACTCGTTTCACATAGTTCACCTAAAACCAAATATAATAATGCAGAAAAAGGTTGGTCAATTAGttgttttgttattctttttatttctgtTAATAATTCCCGAGTTctaaaatatgtttgttatgataATTATCACAACAAAGTCCACCTAAACCAAATATAATAAATCTACTAACTTTTGACTACAACTGTCAATATTATTAACACTTAACATAGTAGTACTAATTCTCAAATTAGAATAATGACAGATTATATAAGTGGCTTGGTCTAGCTAAATATACATTATATCGTTCACCAATTCCACATTTTGTCCTCTGAGTTTAATTTATAAACTTATATATACACTTGTTTTTGACATCATTAACGAATTTTTTCTTCTAGTATGgtgttatttaataataaaataacttttaaatatttttattttgtatcgaACACAACTTGATACAAATCAGGCTTTCAAAGATAGAGGCACCTAACTTGCTTAATATGGAAGCtctacaaaattaaaagaaacgtaattattttttgagataTCGAGCATCTTTTTTCAATcactaaataaaaacaatatataccctACAAAATAAGCCCAATATTCATACTTCATATCCAACTCACGAGGAAATAGTCCTCTCCACAAATgtgtaaagttaataaatattCTGATCTCCTTTTTTGGAATAGCCAGTCAGTGAAATTAAATTGAGAAACGAAACCAATCAATCAatcgaaaaaataataagaattgaCCAGCCAACCAACGTATACCATGTCATTATCCTTTGGCGGTTAGGGATGGCAAGCAAAGTGGAGCGAGTTAATGATTTTTCAAGCCTTTTAAAACTAGAGCTTATAATTCTGATTCGTATAAGCCTTTGACCCTTAAGGCTTGATTAGGATGGATTAAGGTCGGTACATGTATcgaagttatttattttaagacAACTTCTAGATATTTCAGTATTGTATGAGCTATGAGCTAATTACTTAAATGAACTCTATGTTGTAATAGTATGAATCTTATCATGTTTTGGTGTCTAGAGAAATGTATCTCGAGATACATGGACTAAAAATTATGTGTAATCTGTCTTGTATATACTCTATCTAAGTGGATTCAGATGTATCTAGCATACATTGACAAATTTCGCGCCCTCAACTCCTTCCCATCTCACACGCACTTTCTTATCTCGTTCGCGTATGTGAGATGTATCACATCAAATACACCTATCTCGCGTATCTAGTATATTAGATATGTGCAAATCACACTAGACTTTTGCTAGTGTTATTGAAAAAGCAATATTATATACtgtatttaatttgaaaatccTTTCATTCTTGGTGTCATAGATATTCAAGTTtgagatgaaaaaaaataacagaaaaggGCTAGCCCACGGCCTTTTTAGGATTGGATTGAGTTGATTCAGGTCCTTCCAAATAAAGAGCCCGCCCACCCTAGCCTTCAAATTTTTTGACTCGCAAAGCTTAGGCCAGGTGGAGTTGGGCTGACCTTTTTTGACAACTCTACGTTTCAGTCTAGGATTTCAGGTTTGgtgtttgttgtttttttttcttttttgggctTTGGGTGCAACTGCTTTCCTGAGTCTCTTTTTGGGtctttagtttttattttgggCCTTTAGTGCAACTGCAGACTGTTTACCAAAGTCTCTTTTTGggtcttgttttttttttgggccTTTAGTGCAACTGCAGAGTGTTTACCAAAGTTTCTCAGGGAAACTAAGCAAATACtccataaaagtaaaataactgCAAATGTATACCTTTTTATATTCATACACCATTAAATAATTACACTATGTATTCCAACTAATTTCGCTTAACTAATATTATCAATATCATATACTGATATTAATGTTTTTTGTCCAGAAATTATTCATTAGTCAATGATACTATAAGAGTATATATTTAGTATCAGTTTAGCAAAAATTATCAACCTTAATGAATGAGGGTTATGAGCtgtaattttcttttgagaGAATGGGTGATTCTAAGTTACATTGGATTGAGATATGAACATGTaactattttgaattttatggtccatttatgttttttttcttcttttttgggcTTTTAGTGACATACAGATACAAGAAGtcattttagttaaaaaaaataattttgggcCTATTTCGAACACAAACTTTGTATCGGGCCTATTTCAAAGACTTTTTAGATATGGGCTTCTTTTTTTGGACTATTGAATTGTGTAGCCTTTAGCCCAGTCCATAATTTTAGCTCCGACTCGCTTCCCGTCGTACTTTCTCGTCTTCGACGTTTCAACGCCATTGAATTGACGGAAATCATCAACAAATATTCTCACCGCCGGCCGCCAACTCCGACCGCCGTCGACTGATGCATAGAGCCGTTTCTGCTTAGAGTCAAGAGGACATTGGTTGCCGATTTTAGGTTTGATGGAGATACTGTTAATTTTATAGGCCAAGTACACAGGTGATTCTGTCTGCTATCGGTTTCCATGGACTCCTCAAAACCAAATCCTCAGTCCATGCGAGTCCTAATTCGACCTCCAATACCACCTTCTCATTCTCAAACTCCCTCAGTACTTCCTAGCCACGCCCAAGCTCCGGCTCCTTCTCCCCACCCACTTCCATCAACCTCATCGGAAGCACCAGCCACCTCTCCCTCTCCATTAAACCCTCAAAGCGGTGTCGTTGTGGTTGGTTTTATTGGAAAACGCCACGATGACGTTGCTTACCTGATGAACCGGATTATTGATTCTAATGTGTTCGGTTCCGGGGGTTTAGATAAGccaatttttgttaataaaccGGATGAGAAGACGAATTTTGCTGTAACCGACGATATGAAGAGCTGGTTTGAGTTTAGGAATATAAGCTACCATCATGATGAGGAAAAGGGGATTTTGTTTTTGCAATTATCTTCAACTCGATGCCCTCTGATGGAAGGCAACTTGGAGTCTAAGATGGGATTTGATTCACTGTTGGAAGACTATGAATATGGCGATCTCCAAGCTATGCTCTTTATGTTCTCTGTAagttttcttcttctccttctttacTTTATCTTcacatttttgacaaatttgtgTGGACATTAGTTTAATGAGGCTTCTGAAGTATTTGAAAGTACAAAACAGGATTAGAAACATGGACACGCATTGGGCTGGGCATGATAGTAAGGTGTCGTCTGTCCTACCTCAATTTAGTTGAGGTCGGTTGAATGAATTATCAATATCTATTCCACTTCACTTGGACTTGTTTTCATTCACTTGAGCcataaaaaatgataagaaGCACAAGACTGAGGCTGTTTGTCATTGCATGAAGGCTAAAACACAATTTGTTTTCTCTACAGAGACTTGATCAATAAAGCTAAGTGGATGAGTTGGATTGATGTAGTTGTTTGAGTCACAGCTGTCTGTAGTGTTAACCCAAATGATTATCTAACTCTTACTTATTTTACTCCACAAAGGTTGCTTGTTGTAACTGCAGAAGGTTTTGGATTTTCAGTTGTATGGAAGAACTGTGTGTAGAAGAATTTTTGTATCATTTCGATGAATCTTTTCTTTCTCATGCATCAAGATGAGCATGTAAAAATTGTTGCTTAGTGATCAATTTGAGATGATATCTTATTTACTAACTTGTCCAGTTCTTCTTCTTACCTGTGCCCAAATGtctttcccaaatattattattattagtgcTAATCATATTCTTATTTGACAAGGAAGGGATACCTACCGGTAAAGACCCTCACCTCCAACCATAAGGCTGAGGATTTTAGTCAGTGAGCAAATTGGGAGGGCCACCATTGGGCTCCTGGGTATGGGTTTGGGAGGTGGAGTGTACTATATAGAGTTTTCTTTTGGAGGCTTTCCATTTCATATATCATACTTCCTCTTGTTAATTGTAGAATGCTACTCAACCATGCCTAGCTATGCAGGTTTGCCATGTTGTAGTATTTATCCAAGAAGGGCCACGATTTGACACCCAGATACTGAAGAAACTTCGCGTCTTGCAAGCAGCTAAACAAGCAATGGCTCCATTTGTTAAGTCACAATCTCTGTCACCCTCTGTATCTGGCTCACCTTTTGCATCTCCATCACGTAGAGCTACATCAGGAAGATCATCTGACAATCCTTCGCCTGTCAAAAGCCGTGGCATTTTCAACCGAAATAATTCAGCAATTACTCTGATGTCAGGTTTAGGTTCATATACCTCTTTATTACCCGGGCAGTGTACTCCGGTAacactttttgtttttcttgatgattttGCTGATGATTATCCTAGTTCTAGTGTTGAGGAGCCAGGTGATATTTCCTCAGCGAATCAATCATCAAGTGTTGGTGCCTCGGCTCGACCAAGCTTGGCTCCAAAAGTTTCTGGTTCTGTGGTTGTGCTTGCACGCCCTATGAGTAAATCTGAAGGTGGGTTTAGGAAGAAATTGCAGTCTTCTCTGGAGGCACAGATCCGATTCTCCATTAAGAAATGCCGGACACTGTCAGGTTCTGAAACTGGTCATACAGGTTCAAGAAGTGGGGGTGTGTCAAATTCTGCAATGCTGTTTTCCCTGGATGCATCAAAGGCTGTTGCACTTTTAGATATAACCTCTAATAAGAGAGGTGAATCCCTTGAATTTGCCACTGGCCTTGTGGAAGATGTTCTGAATGGAAAAGCAACCTCAGATTCTCTTCTATTTGAAAGTCATAGCCAGAGCGCAAATAGAGAAGACTTACTTTCTATCAAGGAGTTCATCTGCAGGCAGACTGATATATTAAGAGGAAGAGGGGGTGTGGTTTCGAATACTAATAGTGGTCCAGCTTCTGGTGTTGGCATGGTTGCTGTTGCTGCTGCAGCAGCAGCTGCTTCTGCTGCTTCTGGAAAGACATTTACTTCTCCTGAACTTCCACATTTGGAGAAATGGTTATCTTCTAGTCAGCATATTCTGCAAGCAATCCTGTCAGCAAAAGATGCCATTGCAGATGAGACTGAAATTAGTAAGAGGAGGCAAAGAAATTCTATTTCACCACCTCTTGAAGGAAATGCTTCAAAAGTTTCAGATCCACTTGAAATTGCAATGTCTAATTTGGCAAGTGGTAGAGGGATAAATACTAGGTTTTCTACTCTATGGTGCCAAAAGGCCCTTCCAGTAGCTAAGGAGACATATTTGAATGAGTTGCCTTCGTGCTACCCAACTTCTCAGCATAAGGCCCATTTGGAGAGAGCTCTGCATGCTTTCAATTCAATGGTCAAGGGACCTGCTGTGCAGTTATACTTGCAGAAACTGGAAGAGGAATGCACATTCATCTGGACTTCTGGCAGGCAACTATGTGATGCTGTTAGCCTCACAGGAAAACCATGCATGCACCAAAGGCATGATGTAGAAACTGGTGGTTTATGTTCAAGTGATGATATTAAGATACATTCCAGTGGGTATGACTTCCTCCATGCATGTGCATGTGGTCGTTCAAGACTCCTGCGGCCAGATCCTTTTGATTTTGAAACCGCAAATGTCACTTTTAACCGTTCCATGGACTGTGACAAGCTTCTTCCCACAATTCAGTTACCCCAAGGAAGTGATACAAGTGGGCCCATTCATTCCCTAGCTTGGAGTTTAATCCGAGTTGGGAATGCAAGATACTACCAGCCGTCTAAAGGTTTGATGCAGAGTGGCTTCAGTTCTACCCAAAAGTTTCTTCTAAGGTGGACTATCCTTCTCGAGAAGCCTAAATATGAGAATGGCCTACTATCAAGCAATTCAGAGCAAGCAAATATAAATAGGTTTGGTAGCAATGCCAGGGATGAGCCTAACACAGATTCAGGCATAGAGAAGGCTGGCGATTTGAATATGCAAAATGGATATCAAATCCAAAAGAAGTCTTCTGCAGGAAATGTCAAAACAGATGATAAAGTAAATAATTTAGGTAAAGGAGTTTCCAACTTTAATATGAGAAAAGCTTTTTCTGAGGTGGTAGCTGGTTCAACTGCTGCAAATTCAGGATTCCCCCCGCTACAATCAAATAGACAAATTATGTCAAATTCAGAAAAGAGTATTAAGACAAAAAGTGCGAGAGAAGGAGGTAGAGAGAAGGTTAATGGGATTAGTGTTGAACAAGATTTGGAAAAAGTTGCTCTAACTCCTGCTATTCATGAAGTTAAGAATGATTGCACTATTGTTTCTAATGATGTCACCAAGGGTAACCAAATATTCCAGATAGGTACACATTTGGATTCAATGAAGATGAATAGAATTCAGAAGACCAGACCAGTTACCTCTTCTAAACATGCAACAGTTTACATTGGATTTGAGCATGAGTGCCCCCATGGGCACCGTTTTATATTAACTGCAGACCATCTCAACAGACTAGGTCCTCCTTATGCATTGCCTGTAGAATCCGCTGTCGCTTCATCTTTGGAAAATATAGATCATAAGGGGGTAGGTCCCTTCCGAGGGGGCAAGAATGGTGGCCATGGCAAAGGTCGCCGGCTGGCAAATGGGATGATTTCTACTACCTCTAGGAAACTCAGGAATCTGGAAAAGTCAAATGAGGGGTCAGATGATGCAATTTCAAACATAGAAGGGCCAGCTCAGTTTTCCAGGCATCCAGTACATGCTGCACCAGGAAAAGATCTTGAAACTGGTCTTCAACCTttaaatctcaatgactctggCTATGCTACCTCCTTGTTAGATAGAAATTTGCCCATATACATGAACTGCCCCCATTGCATGGAGTTGAAGAGTAAGAATGACCAAACAGATGCGAGATTTGCAGGAACCATTTCACAGCTCCAGAGGATCTTTCTGGTTGGAGTCTTACTTCTGATCTTTGGCTATTTTCCTCAACTTCCCTGAATCTTTATGACCTCATAAAGAAGTATCTTTTTTATGTGATGTCATTTTTAAGTGCTTATCTCATCCATTGTTTCTATTAATCTAATGAACAGGCTTAGATGATATGGTTTTATGTGTTGAGTGCCTAAACCAATTATGAGTGGATTAAGAGACAACTCATAATGTAAACATGTGTTTTAAGATATCTGCACTTACCCTGTTTTTGTAAATTCATTTGCTTATTTTCACCGACTTCGTGGACATATCAGCAGTCTATTCATGGCCAAGGCTGCGTATGAGGAAATTTAAAGGAAATATAAGATATTAGAGATCTGTTGGTCTTCTCTATTCAACTTATAGTTGGatactatttaatattttctgtTTAAAGGACCTATTTCTAGTGAAATACAGTGAAATGTGGCATGTTAGCTAACACATTGAAATTGTGGGTAACTAGAGAAGTGGGTTACTTGCAAATAACATAACGTAGAAATTGGCACCTCTTCTGCATATTTCTCAACTCGTATAGTTTCCTTCCACAATTCTGAAAGTCAAATTGTTAAAGAAATTATTGTGATGGTTACACTTCTCAAAATTGAACTGCAAATTTGTTGTATGTTTCATGTCCTGTTGGTACTTGTATACGTGACATTCAAGTTACATCTATTACCATCCACTTTTACCTTTATTTAAGCTATAATCTTCGTTTTCTTTGATAGGTAATCCATAATCTTTGTGAATcccgaaaaataaaatatactttcttTGCCAGTTGTAATGAGTATGCTCTTTGTCATGCAGGTTACGCCTCACTTCCCTATCATTTTAGCAGCAAACCCAGTCATACAGTTTGAGGTATGAGTGACTTATGGAACTTTTGGTTTTCATTACCATTTTCTGCATTGAATCAACTTATCTTTGTCCACCTAGTTCTACGAAGCCGCTTTGGGATTGTTTAAGATCTCGGGATTTTGCACTACTCATATAACCTTTGGTTCTTCTTCATAGAAAAAACTGtgcaatattcataaattgTTTGGTATCATTTCTTTAATGTATGTATTGTTTATGTGGGATAAAAGGGAATAATATCAGATATTGGATAACAGGGCAAGAGCACCCAAAATGGCAAAAAGACCGTAAAAATAAAGTGCGCCATTTTAGTAAGTAAAGAAAGATCACTATAGTATTATTATATAGTAAGAAGTTGTAATGATTTGTAACTTCAACATTCTTTAGAGGAAAACTTGGAAGATTGGTGTTACAAACTCACAATCTATGTATCACAATTAATGTATCATAGTTCACGATAGTAATTTGTCTTCTTTTTTCCAAATGGGTTTGAAGGCATTGGGTGCGTTTTAATGTATATACGTAGAAAATTTTTcgtgatatgtatatataatacttATGTAGTATTTTTTTACTTCGGTTTCTATTGTTACTTGTTCATTGGTTGTGTTTATCTTGCCGCTTTGCTACCATTATTTTGCTTTCTAGCCTAGTTTGGTTGTGCCGAGAGTCTATTGGGAACTTGAGTGTCAgaaatctttttctttcaaagttGAACTCCAGGAGAATGTGTTTACTGAGGCAAGCATGTGTCCTGAAGATGAGTTGAGTTCAAACTTGAGAACACATTTTGCTTTTATCAATCTCAAAACATATTCCCTCAAAGCTATTACTATAACTGCTATTCCAGTGTAGTAAGCACTAACATCCTTGAGTAGTTGCGTTCTTTTTTTACTGACGAATCTAGCTGCCAAAGAGTGAAGTGACCTTCCTGAATATTTC
Proteins encoded in this region:
- the LOC101268477 gene encoding uncharacterized protein — encoded protein: MDSSKPNPQSMRVLIRPPIPPSHSQTPSVLPSHAQAPAPSPHPLPSTSSEAPATSPSPLNPQSGVVVVGFIGKRHDDVAYLMNRIIDSNVFGSGGLDKPIFVNKPDEKTNFAVTDDMKSWFEFRNISYHHDEEKGILFLQLSSTRCPLMEGNLESKMGFDSLLEDYEYGDLQAMLFMFSVCHVVVFIQEGPRFDTQILKKLRVLQAAKQAMAPFVKSQSLSPSVSGSPFASPSRRATSGRSSDNPSPVKSRGIFNRNNSAITLMSGLGSYTSLLPGQCTPVTLFVFLDDFADDYPSSSVEEPGDISSANQSSSVGASARPSLAPKVSGSVVVLARPMSKSEGGFRKKLQSSLEAQIRFSIKKCRTLSGSETGHTGSRSGGVSNSAMLFSLDASKAVALLDITSNKRGESLEFATGLVEDVLNGKATSDSLLFESHSQSANREDLLSIKEFICRQTDILRGRGGVVSNTNSGPASGVGMVAVAAAAAAASAASGKTFTSPELPHLEKWLSSSQHILQAILSAKDAIADETEISKRRQRNSISPPLEGNASKVSDPLEIAMSNLASGRGINTRFSTLWCQKALPVAKETYLNELPSCYPTSQHKAHLERALHAFNSMVKGPAVQLYLQKLEEECTFIWTSGRQLCDAVSLTGKPCMHQRHDVETGGLCSSDDIKIHSSGYDFLHACACGRSRLLRPDPFDFETANVTFNRSMDCDKLLPTIQLPQGSDTSGPIHSLAWSLIRVGNARYYQPSKGLMQSGFSSTQKFLLRWTILLEKPKYENGLLSSNSEQANINRFGSNARDEPNTDSGIEKAGDLNMQNGYQIQKKSSAGNVKTDDKVNNLGKGVSNFNMRKAFSEVVAGSTAANSGFPPLQSNRQIMSNSEKSIKTKSAREGGREKVNGISVEQDLEKVALTPAIHEVKNDCTIVSNDVTKGNQIFQIGTHLDSMKMNRIQKTRPVTSSKHATVYIGFEHECPHGHRFILTADHLNRLGPPYALPVESAVASSLENIDHKGVGPFRGGKNGGHGKGRRLANGMISTTSRKLRNLEKSNEGSDDAISNIEGPAQFSRHPVHAAPGKDLETGLQPLNLNDSGYATSLLDRNLPIYMNCPHCMELKSKNDQTDARFAGTISQLQRIFLVTPHFPIILAANPVIQFEESCLPPSVPDRKKKLQFCLGCRVILPPESFLSLRLPFIYGVQLENGNLHPLMPFEQQPELTAWITKGTTLQLVSKDRIHEELFT